The Hyphomicrobium sp. 99 genome contains the following window.
TCGCGTGTTGCTCGATGAGATCGACATGCAGGATCGCGGGTTTGGCTGGACCGTTGAAATGCAAATTCGAGCAGCCCAACTCGGTGCCCGCTTTACGGAGTTACCCGTCTGCTATCGATCGCGGCGGCACGGACGTTCCAAAATTTCCGGAACCGTACGGGGCGTGATTATGGCCGGGACGACGATACTCTCAACGATCGCGTACCACGCGCTTTGGCCGCGCGGTGCAGACCTTAAATTCGCTTCTCTCAGGAGACCTATGTAGTGGCTCGGACACCTATCATTATCGCCGCTCTTGCGATCGCCGCTGCTGCGTCGGCATACATCTTTGGCGTGGGATCGCCGCATGCGAACGAGATGCTCGACCTGAACGAGATGATCGATACCGTTCATCGCAAATTCCCCGACATCAAACACGTAGACACGGCGGCCGTCGAGCAGCTTCTGAAGAATAACGACGCTGTCCAGGTCGTCGACGTCCGCGAACCCGAGGAGTTCAAGGTCAGTCACCTTCCAGGCGCTATCAATGTTCCTCCGGGATCATCGGACGATGACATCCTCGCGAAGATCAAGCCGGACCGTCCCACGGTCGTCTATTGCTCGGTGGGATGGCGCTCCTCCGAAATGGCCGAGCGCCTGCAGGCCGCAGGACGCACCAACGTCGTCAACTATGCCGGATCGATCTTTGCCTGGGCGAATGCAGAACAACACTTGGAGTCGAGCGGGGGCGCCACAAAGTTAGTTCACCCCTATGACAAACATTGGGGCCGCTATCTAAAACCCGAGCACCGCGCCTTCTAAGCATTGGGTTGCAGCCCGAAATCTCACACATCTTGTTCTGGAGACAT
Protein-coding sequences here:
- a CDS encoding rhodanese-like domain-containing protein, giving the protein MARTPIIIAALAIAAAASAYIFGVGSPHANEMLDLNEMIDTVHRKFPDIKHVDTAAVEQLLKNNDAVQVVDVREPEEFKVSHLPGAINVPPGSSDDDILAKIKPDRPTVVYCSVGWRSSEMAERLQAAGRTNVVNYAGSIFAWANAEQHLESSGGATKLVHPYDKHWGRYLKPEHRAF